The following proteins are encoded in a genomic region of Bufo bufo chromosome 11, aBufBuf1.1, whole genome shotgun sequence:
- the PFDN2 gene encoding prefoldin subunit 2 codes for MASAAAKQIAAEQVVAGFNRLRQEQRGLASKAAELEMELNEHTLVIDTLKDVDQSRKCYRMVGGVLVERTVKEVLPALENNKEQINNIIETLSTQLQAKGRELNEYREKHNIRLMGEDDQKPPKENGDGPGSKQSSAGVLVS; via the exons GTGGTGGCCGGGTTCAATCGCCTCAGGCAAGAACAGAGAGGGTTAGCATCCAAGGCGGCGGAGCTGGAGATGGAGTTAAATGAACACAC ACTGGTGATTGACACTCTGAAGGACGTGGATCAGAGCAGGAAGTGTTATCGTATGGTCGGAGGGGTGTTGGTGGAGCGGACAGTGAAGGAAGTTCTTCCAGCTTTAGAGAACAATAAGGAACAG ATCAATAATATCATTGAGACGCTGAGCACACAGCTGCAGGCCAAGGGGCGCGAGCTGAACGAGTATCGGGAAAAACATAACATCCGTCTCATGGGCGAGGATGACCAGAAGCCACCCAAGGAGAACGGAGATGGACCTGGGAGCAAACAAAGCTCTGCTGGCGTCTTGGTGTCCTGA